A stretch of DNA from Streptomyces sp. NBC_01197:
CCGCGGAGAGCCACCCCTTCTACACGGGTAAGGCCCGGGTGGTCGACTCGGAAGGTCAAGTCGCCAAATTCGAGAGGCGGTTCGGGGACGGCGGGCAGCAGGGAAGCTAGGGCCCTCCGTCTGGATCAGACCGTTCCGGCAGCAGGAGGCGGCGCATATGTCAGCTCGGCCGAAAGTGGAGGTACGGCGGGTGTACGAGGACCCGTCGGACCGGGACGGGGCGCGGGTGCTGGTCGACGGCATCTGGCCCCGGGGCCTCTCCAAGGAGAAGGCGGGCCTGGACGAATGGTGCAAGGCGGTGGCGCCCTCGACCGACTTGCGCAAGTGGTACGCCCATGACCCCGACAAGTTCGAGGAGTTCGGACAGCGTTACCGGAGCGAGCTGGAGGAGACCGACCGGGCCGAGGCGCTGTCTCATCTGCGCGACCTCGCCAAGAAACGGAAGCTGACGCTTCTGACAGCGACAAAGCGCTCCGACATCAGCCAGGCCACGGTTCTCGCCGACCTGTTGCAGAAATAGGGCTGCTGTTCGGCCTCCCGGCCGGCGAGCCGCAGGCCGGTCGCGCGCAGCGCCCAGGCGCCGGGTGCTTGTCACCGCCGCCTGAGCGTGCCACGCGA
This window harbors:
- a CDS encoding DUF488 domain-containing protein, translated to MSARPKVEVRRVYEDPSDRDGARVLVDGIWPRGLSKEKAGLDEWCKAVAPSTDLRKWYAHDPDKFEEFGQRYRSELEETDRAEALSHLRDLAKKRKLTLLTATKRSDISQATVLADLLQK